A segment of the Egibacteraceae bacterium genome:
CCCGCGGGTGGTCCTCCCGGCGCCGGCTCCGCGGCCCGGCCACCGGCCGGAATCGTGCTCGCCGGCGGTCGGTCGACGCGCATGGGCACGTCCAAGGCGGCGCTCCGGTGGGACGGCGCCACGTTGCTGGCACGCACCTGCGCCATCCTCGCCCGTGCGGTGGGCGGACCACTGCTCGTCGTGGGGTCCCCGGGCCGGGAGCTGCCCGCCCTGCCGCCCGGGGTCCGTGCCGTCGCCGATCCCAAGGAGGGGCGCGGCCCGCTCCAGGGCCTGGCGACCGGGCTGGCAGCGGTCGCGTCCGCGGCCGACGTCGCGTTCGTGTGCGCCACCGACCTGCCCTTCCTGCAAGCCGCCTTCGTCCGCCGGGTGCTGGCGGCGTTGGGGGCGCAGGTCGATCTGGCCCTGCCCGTGGTCCGCGGGCGACCGCAGCCTCTGGCTGCGGCCTACCGGACGGCGGTGGCGCCGCTCGCGGAGGCTCGCCTGGCCCGGGGCGACCTGCGGTTGCTGGGCCTGGCCGCGGAGGTCTGTGTGGCACGTCTGGACGAGGCGGCTCTGCTCAGCGACCCGGCGCTCGCCGCCGCCGACCCGGCCCTGCGATCGGTGGTCAACGTCAACGATCCTGCTGCGTACGCTGCGGCGCGGCGCCGGGTCGGGCGCGACGGGCCGGCGCTCCCGCTCGGCGAGGAGGGTTAGCCGCTCCCGCTCGGCGAGGAGGGTTAGCCGATCCGCTCGGCGCCGAGGTAGGGCTGCAGCGCCGCTGGGACCGCCACGCTGCCGTCGGCCTGCTGGTGGGTCTCCAGCAGCGCGATGATCGCGCGCGGCATGGCGATCGCCGTGCCGTTCAAGGTGTGCACGAGCGCGGTCTCCTTCTCCCCCACGCGGTAGCGGCACCGCAGCCGCCGCGCCTGGTAGTCGGTGCAGTTCGAGGCGCTGGTCAGCTCGCGGTACGCCTCCTGGCCGGGCAGCCAC
Coding sequences within it:
- a CDS encoding molybdenum cofactor guanylyltransferase produces the protein MLAGGRSTRMGTSKAALRWDGATLLARTCAILARAVGGPLLVVGSPGRELPALPPGVRAVADPKEGRGPLQGLATGLAAVASAADVAFVCATDLPFLQAAFVRRVLAALGAQVDLALPVVRGRPQPLAAAYRTAVAPLAEARLARGDLRLLGLAAEVCVARLDEAALLSDPALAAADPALRSVVNVNDPAAYAAARRRVGRDGPALPLGEEG